Part of the Saccharomyces kudriavzevii IFO 1802 strain IFO1802 genome assembly, chromosome: 8 genome is shown below.
GTTACAAAACGACTTACTAAGCTCCCCCTTGCTTGATGAGTCCTATATCAACAATGAACAGTACAAAGCCCTTTTCCCCTCCAATTTTCTTCCCATTACCCCTATAAGCAGCGTAATTACTCCAGCATCGAAGAAAAGTGTTGATGAGTCTCCGCTTTCTGATGAAGTTCCCCAAGGCACCGCCGATGAATCATCGGAAACCTTACCATACGTCTGCCACTACTGTGATGCTAGGTTCCGAATTAGGGGATATTTAACACGGCACATAAAAAAGCATGCGAAAAGGAAGGCGTATCACtgtccattttttgatgatagCATTTCGCAGGAACTGCGCTGCCACACTTCAGGCGGGTTCAGCAGAAGGGATACATACAAAACACATTTGAAATCCAGGCATTTCAATTATCCCGAAGGTGTCAAGCCCCAAGACCGAAATAAGTCATCTGGAGCGTGTGCTCAATGTGGAGAACACTTTAGCACTAGTGAGAGCTGGGTGGAAAATCACATTGAGGCTGGAAGTTGCAAAGGGTTGCCAGAAGGCTATTCAGAGAGAATACgagagaagaagaagacgtctaagatgaaaatgataaagacCTCAGATGGTCAGACGAggtttatttcttcagaGGAAAGTGTTCTCGAACCAAGAGGATTACTAAACGGCAACGCCAAAGAGCTCCACGATGACAGTTCCCTGCCGACAGAGACTGGAAGAAGCGAAATTAGAATGGACACTCAGTGGTTCGGACACAAACAGGACTCTGAATCTCTGCAAGCTACACGATCACGTGAATCAGCAGGCAcacaaaatttcaaagagaGGCCGATTATATCTCCTCCAGTCCTGTCACCTCAGAGTGCATCACCTGTAGCTCAGGAGTATCAGTCATCAAAATACACGCTACATATGGACTCTCCGGCGTTATCCCCCGCCTCGTCGGCGCTATCTCCCCTTTCAGGCGACCCAGTCACAACTGCAGAAACGAACAAAACATATCCATTAGATTCGGAGCAATCATTGTTCGAACCAGACAAGACAGGGGGAGACTCAGCTGGTCAGCTGAAGAAAGGCAATATGATTTCCATCAATGAGATATTACAGAAGCAAATGGACTTTGAGCTACTGGGTGAAAACCACTTGAGAGAAACTCAAGATTATTTAGCTATTTACAAAAGAGCAAACGGGATAGAATTTTAaggtcatttttttattttttacgGCGGTTTGGGATATTTTTacatattattattattactattatttattttatttttccttttttttctaaaatcACCCTGAGAACGAACTTAACCAGTGTTGCATAAATAAATCTTATATTGATGTTGTTTAGAAATGTaatctatatataatttCTTGGTATAAATACtcataaataaaaaagtgAAACCATACCCGCTCATAATGCAGAATGGCCATTCAAATTTAACTATGACAGAAGAAAGAACCTCAATGTCGTGTCAAACTTACTGGTTAATAGAATAAATTATTGGAGATGGGTGGGGTCCTGTGGTGAGACCCATGTGAATGtaaatcttcatttttttttgttacaATACTTAGATCTTTTGTTCTggatttctcttttcccAGATAACCTTGGCTGGACCCGTTGGAAGAGTAACCATAGATGCGAAATCAGGAGGAGGGACACTCTTACCTTCTGGGAAATGCCATTTCAAAGTTCTAACAAAGATAGACATCAAGACACCTAATTGACAGTAAGCAAAATGTTCACCGATACATCTATGTCTACCACCACCGAAAGGTAAGTATGGAGAGCTGACACCCTTAGAAATGGCACCGAAACCGtaatcaatttcttcaccGACAGAGTAAGAAGAGGCAGCATCGTTGTTCCAACGGTGAATGTTGAATTGATGGGCTTGTGGGAAATATTCGTCTCTTAAATGAGTGTAGCCTGGGGAAACCAAAACGTGGTAGCCCGCTGGAATGACATAGGAAGTGTTTGGAACGTGCATATC
Proteins encoded:
- the STP2 gene encoding Stp2p (similar to Saccharomyces cerevisiae STP1 (YDR463W) and STP2 (YHR006W); ancestral locus Anc_5.586) → MPILSLSSTRDSVFTRIYDYLKAAVQHVVVPYLEDDKSPKNTPSEKLEATAEGHAEKDCTSTEDNNPVDISLLFPRENNNQLSVTSKSSVVPCALNLDNLQTPFSIGIDENGTVSTRLNLNKTISQDSSSDEPAKLQNDLLSSPLLDESYINNEQYKALFPSNFLPITPISSVITPASKKSVDESPLSDEVPQGTADESSETLPYVCHYCDARFRIRGYLTRHIKKHAKRKAYHCPFFDDSISQELRCHTSGGFSRRDTYKTHLKSRHFNYPEGVKPQDRNKSSGACAQCGEHFSTSESWVENHIEAGSCKGLPEGYSERIREKKKTSKMKMIKTSDGQTRFISSEESVLEPRGLLNGNAKELHDDSSLPTETGRSEIRMDTQWFGHKQDSESLQATRSRESAGTQNFKERPIISPPVLSPQSASPVAQEYQSSKYTLHMDSPALSPASSALSPLSGDPVTTAETNKTYPLDSEQSLFEPDKTGGDSAGQLKKGNMISINEILQKQMDFELLGENHLRETQDYLAIYKRANGIEF